Proteins encoded together in one Phycisphaerae bacterium window:
- a CDS encoding sulfatase, whose translation MSHHLTTVAYTLWTCGIVLQSACSQLAGTGNGIPDAAADKAVGAQRPADAGATRRPNVLLIISDDLNNSLGCYGCPVAITPNIDRLAAQGVRFDRAYCQYPLCNPSRASFMTGRRPDTTGVLENRTHFRENLPDVLTLPQLFQQVGYFAARVGKIYHYGVPGQIGTDGLDDAPSWNLRINPRGRDKDDEDEVIQYTGPKGSLGAAISFLAAEGTDEEQTDGKITGEVIRLMEENKNRPFFIACGFFRPHVPCIAPKAYFRQHPLPTLSLPQEPADHLALIPEAALQVRPPNYGLTEGQLKNFLQAYHACVSFVDAQVGRLMDALVRFELADNTVVLLLGDHGWLLGEHGQWQKMSLFEESARVPLIIAAPGTKGKGKACPRTVELVDVYPTLAALCGIDPKGAEGASLVPLLNDPQASWSKPALTQVSRGTRLGTTAAAQSGQRGFMGRSLRTERWRYTEWDEGRQGTELYDHQNDPKEYRNLANDPAYADMAAKLRQMLRSRS comes from the coding sequence ATGAGCCATCACCTGACCACCGTTGCCTATACCCTCTGGACCTGCGGAATTGTTCTTCAGTCTGCGTGCTCGCAACTGGCGGGTACCGGCAACGGCATCCCGGACGCGGCGGCGGACAAAGCCGTCGGGGCTCAGCGTCCCGCGGATGCCGGAGCCACCCGCCGCCCGAACGTGTTGCTGATCATCTCGGATGACCTCAACAACTCGCTGGGCTGCTATGGCTGCCCGGTCGCGATCACCCCGAACATCGATCGGCTGGCCGCACAGGGCGTGCGTTTTGATCGGGCATACTGCCAGTATCCACTATGCAATCCGAGCCGGGCTTCGTTCATGACCGGCAGGCGGCCGGACACGACGGGGGTACTGGAGAATCGCACGCACTTTCGCGAGAACCTGCCGGACGTGCTCACGCTGCCGCAGTTGTTTCAGCAGGTCGGATACTTTGCCGCCCGCGTGGGAAAGATCTATCACTACGGCGTGCCCGGTCAGATCGGAACCGACGGTCTGGACGATGCGCCCTCGTGGAATCTGCGAATCAACCCCCGTGGACGCGACAAGGATGACGAAGACGAAGTGATCCAATACACCGGCCCAAAAGGCTCGCTGGGGGCCGCCATCTCCTTTCTCGCCGCCGAAGGGACGGACGAAGAGCAGACCGACGGCAAGATCACCGGCGAGGTGATTCGGCTGATGGAGGAGAACAAGAATCGGCCGTTCTTCATCGCCTGCGGTTTTTTCAGGCCGCATGTTCCCTGCATCGCGCCGAAAGCCTATTTCCGGCAGCATCCGCTTCCGACACTGTCGCTTCCGCAGGAGCCAGCGGATCACCTTGCGTTGATTCCCGAAGCCGCCCTCCAGGTCAGGCCGCCGAACTACGGCCTGACGGAGGGTCAGCTCAAGAACTTCCTTCAGGCCTATCACGCCTGCGTGTCCTTCGTCGATGCCCAGGTGGGCAGATTGATGGACGCGCTGGTCCGCTTTGAGCTTGCCGACAACACCGTTGTCTTGCTCTTGGGCGACCACGGCTGGTTGCTCGGCGAGCACGGGCAGTGGCAGAAAATGAGCCTGTTCGAGGAATCCGCGCGAGTGCCGCTGATCATTGCGGCCCCCGGAACCAAGGGCAAGGGCAAAGCATGCCCCCGCACGGTCGAGTTGGTGGACGTCTACCCGACCCTGGCCGCCCTCTGCGGAATCGATCCCAAGGGAGCCGAGGGTGCGAGCCTGGTGCCCTTGCTCAACGACCCGCAGGCAAGCTGGTCCAAGCCCGCGCTCACCCAGGTTTCGCGAGGGACCCGCCTCGGAACCACTGCCGCCGCCCAATCAGGACAGCGGGGCTTCATGGGCCGCAGTCTGCGAACGGAGCGCTGGCGTTATACCGAATGGGATGAAGGCCGGCAGGGCACCGAGCTGTACGATCATCAGAACGACCCCAAGGAGTACCGCAATCTGGCGAACGATCCGGCCTATGCCGACATGGCTGCGAAGCTCAGACAGATGCTTCGTTCGCGGAGCTGA
- a CDS encoding DUF1961 family protein — MQTIALSLKMPLVRCCKRIAASRGRDSRRAGLLVVCVATGLSALSCASPSRRADLVTPTARPNFVLILVDDLGWAELGCYGNRFNETPHLDRLANRGVQFTNAYAAAPVCSPTRAALMTGQYPARVGITDYLRADDERFLSPEYHTLAEALRDAGYATGLLGKWHLTGDYRLKRGEPSLHGFDEVICSETRYIGAGSYFAPYLFMPEVTGPRGEYLTDRLNREAVDFIRRHKDRPFFLYLSHYSVHTVLAAKPEMIEHFAAKRGVGKTRNNPVLAAMLASIDEGVGNITSALDELGIADRTVLIFASDNGGERRVTSNAPLRGGKSQLYEGGIRVPLIIYRPGSRRAGKTCNVPVITPDLYPTLIEMAGLKNRPNRMIDGESIVGLLDGDRTLQRDSLYWHYPLDRPHFLGGMSAGAIRQGNYKLIEFFDNGKVELYDLKTDLRERENLAHRMPEKAAQLRAQLARWRASVGAVVPNSAPATAPSTFQGKTRPSGQAPAPSPRPHLFSPPSPGDSRAPDGSPATSQSFSATLPASLLDDRGTLVMWFKPDKLLRGAGPTLSLLESDAVNVQLLCTDPSVTLDTRWGSVMTGTPQTGESRPYVFQTLLTHLKADRWYLATWTWNTADASRNEFFLDGVRQENASPFNYPGQFRAAGRDVTLTVGGPGLIVSAVGLYEEPISEESIKAHCEAAGHTPYTDEGVRFTGEKFIPVDVDWEHPLYSTSFEDPSELKDWRLEGGRSMTAANGKLVLESNGESTRSESAANHLVCWLDREVPADFLLEFAVRPENRNRGLNIVFFNARGCNGENIFEPPIKPRNGTFSQYHSGDLNNYHISYWSGGRGTSNLRKNRGFRLAAIGKDLVTPAPQDAFQVVRIYKRGGQIRLTIDDVLSLSYDDDGKTYGPIHAHSGWIGLRQMAHTQRCEYDYVRIYVLKTPSP, encoded by the coding sequence ATGCAGACAATCGCGTTGTCTCTGAAGATGCCGCTCGTCCGCTGTTGCAAGCGCATCGCCGCATCGCGAGGGCGGGATTCGCGGCGCGCCGGTCTCCTGGTCGTCTGCGTGGCGACGGGCCTTTCGGCGCTTTCGTGTGCCTCGCCGTCGCGGAGGGCCGACCTCGTCACGCCAACGGCTCGCCCGAACTTTGTGCTGATCCTCGTGGATGACCTCGGCTGGGCGGAGCTGGGCTGCTACGGCAACCGTTTCAACGAAACGCCCCATCTTGACCGGCTGGCCAATCGCGGCGTGCAGTTCACCAACGCCTACGCGGCCGCACCGGTGTGCTCGCCAACCCGGGCGGCGTTGATGACCGGCCAATACCCGGCTCGCGTCGGTATCACCGACTACTTGCGGGCAGACGACGAGCGATTCCTTTCGCCGGAGTATCACACGCTGGCCGAGGCCCTTCGTGACGCAGGCTACGCCACGGGCCTGCTTGGCAAGTGGCACCTCACCGGGGACTACCGGCTCAAGCGGGGCGAACCCTCGCTGCACGGATTTGACGAGGTGATATGCTCGGAAACCCGTTACATCGGCGCCGGGAGCTACTTTGCTCCCTACCTGTTCATGCCCGAGGTGACGGGTCCGAGAGGTGAATACCTGACCGACCGACTCAATCGCGAGGCAGTCGATTTCATCCGACGGCACAAGGACAGGCCGTTCTTCCTGTATCTCTCGCATTACTCGGTGCATACGGTGCTAGCCGCCAAACCGGAAATGATCGAGCACTTCGCGGCCAAGCGCGGTGTGGGCAAGACCCGGAACAACCCCGTCCTGGCGGCCATGCTGGCGAGTATCGACGAGGGCGTCGGCAACATCACCTCCGCGCTCGATGAGCTCGGAATCGCCGACCGAACGGTACTCATCTTCGCCTCCGACAACGGCGGCGAACGCCGCGTCACTTCAAATGCTCCTCTTCGCGGCGGCAAGTCGCAGTTGTACGAGGGCGGCATACGTGTGCCGCTGATCATCTATCGCCCCGGCTCGCGCCGCGCGGGCAAAACCTGCAACGTGCCGGTAATCACGCCTGATCTGTACCCCACGCTCATCGAGATGGCGGGCCTGAAGAATCGACCGAACCGCATGATCGACGGCGAAAGCATCGTCGGGTTGCTCGACGGCGATCGGACATTGCAGAGAGATTCGTTGTATTGGCACTACCCGCTCGACCGGCCGCACTTCCTCGGCGGAATGTCCGCGGGGGCGATCCGCCAAGGCAACTACAAGCTCATCGAGTTCTTCGACAACGGAAAGGTCGAACTGTACGACCTGAAGACCGACCTTCGCGAGAGGGAAAACCTGGCCCACAGGATGCCTGAGAAAGCGGCGCAACTCCGTGCCCAGCTCGCCCGCTGGCGGGCCTCTGTCGGCGCAGTAGTGCCCAACTCGGCACCCGCGACCGCGCCAAGCACGTTCCAAGGGAAGACTCGACCCTCCGGTCAAGCACCTGCGCCAAGCCCGCGGCCGCATCTGTTTTCTCCTCCGTCGCCGGGCGATTCCAGGGCTCCCGACGGCTCGCCGGCCACATCGCAATCCTTTTCGGCCACGCTCCCGGCCTCGCTGCTCGATGATCGCGGAACCCTTGTCATGTGGTTCAAGCCCGACAAGCTTCTGCGAGGAGCCGGCCCGACGCTGAGCCTGCTGGAAAGCGACGCGGTCAATGTCCAGCTTCTCTGCACCGACCCGTCGGTGACGCTTGACACCCGCTGGGGCTCCGTGATGACCGGCACCCCGCAGACCGGCGAGAGTCGACCCTACGTCTTTCAGACACTGCTGACGCACCTGAAGGCCGATCGATGGTACCTTGCGACTTGGACCTGGAACACCGCTGATGCGAGCCGCAATGAGTTCTTCCTCGACGGCGTGCGGCAGGAGAACGCGTCTCCGTTCAACTACCCGGGCCAGTTCCGAGCGGCCGGCCGCGATGTGACGCTGACCGTCGGAGGGCCGGGCCTCATCGTCAGCGCCGTCGGTCTGTATGAAGAACCGATCAGCGAGGAGTCGATTAAAGCCCATTGTGAGGCCGCAGGACACACACCCTACACGGATGAGGGGGTGAGGTTCACCGGAGAGAAGTTCATCCCCGTCGACGTGGACTGGGAACATCCTCTTTACAGTACGTCGTTTGAAGACCCCTCAGAACTGAAGGATTGGCGCCTCGAAGGCGGCCGGAGCATGACTGCGGCGAATGGAAAGCTTGTCCTCGAGAGCAACGGGGAATCGACCCGCTCAGAATCGGCCGCGAATCATCTGGTCTGCTGGCTCGATCGCGAAGTGCCCGCCGATTTTCTGCTGGAGTTCGCTGTGCGTCCGGAGAACCGCAACCGAGGTCTGAACATCGTTTTCTTCAACGCACGCGGGTGCAACGGCGAAAACATTTTCGAGCCGCCGATCAAACCTCGGAACGGGACTTTCAGCCAATACCACAGCGGCGATCTCAACAACTACCACATCTCGTACTGGTCGGGTGGTCGTGGCACCTCGAACCTTCGAAAGAACAGGGGCTTCCGCCTGGCAGCCATTGGGAAGGATCTTGTCACTCCGGCACCGCAAGATGCCTTCCAGGTGGTTCGCATTTACAAACGCGGCGGCCAGATCAGGCTCACGATCGACGACGTGCTTTCGCTCTCTTATGACGACGATGGCAAGACGTATGGTCCGATTCACGCGCACTCGGGTTGGATCGGTCTGCGCCAGATGGCCCACACCCAGCGCTGCGAATACGACTACGTCAGGATCTACGTCTTGAAGACCCCGTCTCCGTAA
- a CDS encoding arylsulfatase, translated as MKGDTLQRFLLSCCLPLCITGVSPSAADQAPAPQRPNIILILADDLGFSDLGCYGSEIATPNLDALAAGGMRFTQFYNAARCCPSRAALLTGQYPHAVGVGHMCADYQLPGYQTGLSDRCVTIAEVLRQSGYHALMSGKWHVGMAPEHRPLVRGFEHYFGILSGACNYFRPEPHRMLMLDDRRIEPVDPSFYMTDAITERAVEYIDQYAGRDKPFFLYVAYTAPHAPLHARPEDIARYRGTYRAGWDELRQRRYHRMIELGIIDSRWSLSPRDPGAAAWDDVCDKDREDLKMSVFAAQIDRMDHGVGRIVEKVRVRGIEKNTLILFLSDNGGCAENLDEGKPGAPIGTIDSSIGYGPPWANLSDTPFRRFKRMAHEGGIATPLIAYWPSVITRGGEITHEVGHVIDLLPTVLDAAGAEYPKFFQGRDIRPADGLSLLPVLRGHQREGHELLAWEHEGHRAVRCGRWKLVSYFPDPWELYDLELDRTELHNLADRMPDKVRELADRYEAWARRCNVVPWETISRRARSKADKTYLEQGRPKEPVVIEPGEPQLFVDDWILDSSLSLMRMLHRPVKDNGGQTPVIAPPEGERALVAKGSILFDPRLKSYVMFCEALPSTKIHRYISPDGLTWSDSGPIELDGSSDIRRLDRVDPSPSAAEADGSVPGDESYACTAWRYGPLWLGESVVWHGRDDCPWSAAGCAAIKLISSRDGLNWHKVVFEDLSGTPEVFIPAGRQGGNNGRNDGGCLSLFSQGPLRIGDELVFYYGASSYGKNASQPDGVSGGGIFRARLRPDGFVSVTGLALTTRPLQFKGRELIVNSNGPIIVEALSPEGQVEGTAFLATDGIAHLVRFAGRSLADVLPDNHGRLRFQVEQGAHLYSFTIR; from the coding sequence ATGAAGGGCGATACCCTGCAACGTTTCCTGCTTTCTTGTTGTCTGCCATTGTGCATTACGGGCGTGTCGCCGTCCGCGGCCGACCAAGCCCCGGCGCCGCAACGGCCGAACATCATCCTGATCCTGGCCGACGATCTGGGCTTCTCAGATCTTGGCTGCTACGGCTCGGAAATCGCCACGCCCAATCTCGACGCCTTGGCCGCCGGGGGGATGCGATTCACGCAGTTCTACAACGCTGCCCGCTGCTGCCCGTCTCGTGCCGCCCTGCTCACGGGTCAGTATCCCCACGCGGTCGGAGTCGGCCACATGTGCGCTGACTACCAGCTTCCCGGCTATCAGACCGGTCTTTCCGATCGCTGCGTCACCATCGCCGAGGTTCTCCGACAAAGCGGTTACCACGCGCTGATGTCGGGCAAGTGGCACGTCGGTATGGCTCCCGAGCATCGTCCGCTGGTCCGCGGTTTCGAGCACTACTTTGGCATCCTGAGCGGGGCCTGCAATTACTTCCGGCCTGAGCCGCACCGTATGCTCATGCTTGACGACCGCCGGATCGAGCCCGTCGATCCGAGCTTCTACATGACCGACGCCATCACCGAGCGTGCCGTCGAGTACATCGATCAATACGCCGGGCGCGACAAGCCGTTCTTCTTGTACGTCGCCTACACCGCCCCGCACGCGCCGCTGCATGCCCGGCCGGAGGACATCGCCAGATATCGCGGCACCTACCGGGCGGGCTGGGACGAGCTCCGCCAGCGCCGCTACCATCGGATGATCGAGTTAGGCATCATCGATTCCCGCTGGTCGCTCTCGCCGCGCGATCCGGGCGCCGCCGCATGGGACGACGTCTGCGACAAGGATCGCGAGGATCTCAAGATGTCGGTCTTCGCCGCCCAGATCGACCGCATGGACCATGGCGTCGGCCGCATCGTCGAGAAGGTTCGCGTCCGCGGCATCGAGAAGAACACCCTTATTCTTTTCCTCTCCGACAACGGCGGCTGCGCCGAGAACCTTGATGAGGGCAAGCCCGGCGCGCCCATCGGGACGATCGACTCGTCGATCGGCTACGGCCCGCCCTGGGCCAACCTCAGCGACACGCCCTTCCGCCGCTTCAAGCGCATGGCGCACGAAGGGGGCATCGCCACCCCGCTGATCGCCTACTGGCCGTCGGTCATCACCCGAGGCGGAGAAATCACCCACGAGGTCGGACACGTGATCGACCTGTTGCCGACGGTTCTCGACGCAGCGGGTGCTGAATATCCGAAATTCTTCCAGGGCCGCGACATCCGTCCCGCCGACGGCTTAAGCCTGCTGCCCGTGTTGCGGGGCCACCAGCGTGAAGGTCACGAACTGCTGGCGTGGGAGCACGAAGGCCATCGCGCCGTGCGCTGCGGCCGATGGAAGCTTGTCTCTTACTTTCCCGACCCGTGGGAGTTGTACGACCTGGAACTGGACCGCACGGAACTCCACAACCTGGCTGACAGAATGCCTGACAAGGTCCGCGAACTGGCGGATCGCTACGAGGCATGGGCCCGGCGCTGCAACGTTGTGCCCTGGGAGACCATTTCGCGCCGTGCCCGCTCCAAAGCCGACAAGACTTATCTCGAACAAGGCCGGCCCAAGGAGCCGGTGGTGATCGAACCGGGTGAGCCGCAGTTGTTCGTCGACGACTGGATCCTGGATTCGTCCTTGAGTCTCATGCGCATGCTTCACCGGCCGGTCAAGGACAACGGCGGCCAGACTCCGGTCATCGCGCCGCCCGAAGGAGAGAGAGCCCTCGTTGCCAAGGGCTCGATCCTGTTCGACCCGCGTCTCAAGTCGTATGTGATGTTCTGCGAGGCCCTACCCTCGACGAAGATCCATCGGTACATCTCGCCGGACGGACTGACCTGGAGCGATAGCGGTCCGATCGAACTCGATGGGTCCTCTGACATTCGGCGACTGGACCGCGTTGATCCGTCGCCATCGGCGGCGGAGGCCGATGGGAGCGTGCCCGGCGACGAGTCCTACGCCTGTACCGCATGGCGTTACGGGCCGCTGTGGTTGGGCGAATCAGTCGTCTGGCATGGGCGTGATGATTGTCCCTGGTCGGCGGCCGGCTGTGCGGCCATCAAACTCATCAGCAGCCGCGACGGCCTGAACTGGCACAAGGTAGTCTTTGAGGATCTGAGCGGCACGCCCGAAGTTTTCATTCCTGCCGGTCGCCAGGGCGGCAACAACGGCCGCAACGACGGCGGCTGTCTCAGCCTCTTCAGCCAAGGGCCGCTGCGCATCGGCGACGAACTGGTCTTCTATTACGGGGCCTCGTCGTACGGGAAGAACGCGTCCCAGCCCGATGGCGTCAGCGGCGGCGGCATCTTCCGCGCCCGGCTGCGTCCCGACGGCTTTGTCTCGGTCACCGGTCTGGCCCTGACCACCCGACCGCTGCAATTCAAAGGCCGCGAGCTGATCGTCAACAGCAACGGACCGATCATCGTCGAGGCTCTCTCACCCGAGGGCCAGGTCGAAGGCACCGCCTTCCTGGCGACCGACGGCATCGCTCACCTGGTGCGTTTTGCCGGCCGCTCGCTGGCCGACGTCCTGCCCGACAACCACGGCCGCCTCCGTTTCCAGGTCGAGCAAGGCGCCCACCTGTACTCTTTCACCATTCGCTGA